From Channa argus isolate prfri chromosome 21, Channa argus male v1.0, whole genome shotgun sequence, one genomic window encodes:
- the LOC137106719 gene encoding bestrophin-3-like isoform X2, with protein sequence MTVTYSSKVANATFFSFHRLLLRWRGSIYKLLYREFTVFVVLYTVLSAVYRLILSEYQKRLFEKLSIYCDRYAEQIPVTFVLGFYVTLVVNRWWNQFVNLPWPDRLMFHISSCVQGKDEYGRLLRRTLVRYVNLTSLLIFRSVSTAVCKRFPTMDHVVEAGFMTPEERKVYENIRSPHLKYWIPLVWFSNLVAKARQEGRIQDSIDLQSILNEMNRFRTWCATLFGYDWVGIPLVYTQVVTLAVYTFFFACLIGRQFLDPTRGYPGHDLDLYVPVFTLLQFFFYAGWLKVAEQLINPFGEDDDDFEANWIIDRNLQVSLLAVDEMHMNLPHMTKDIYWNDCDARPPYTLAAADYCIPSFLGSTTDMGLSDILQFDDVDVCENQPRQQDSILIRRQESVLGRVRRLLSVQEPPDLRTPRPIFKRHSSDATSSFFPDFRVNPGPDNIPPPSLDTLATLREVNSNSPSPESSPSTVFPQLVISPPLISDVSYNGDFSDFGKAAKPQNGLDPSPTEEAPGLENPR encoded by the exons ATGACTGTCACTTACTCCAGCAAAGTAGCCAACGCCACCTTCTTCAGTTTCCACCGGCTGCTGCTGCGCTGGAGGGGAAGCATTTACAAGCTGCTGTATCGAGAGTTCACCGTGTTCGTCGTGCTCTACACCGTCCTCAGCGCCGTATACag GCTCATCCTGTCCGAATACCAGAAGAGACTGTTCGAAAAACTTTCCATTTACTGTGATAGATACGCTGAGCAGATCCCCGTCACCTTCGTCCTGG GTTTTTATGTGACTCTGGTTGTGAATCGATGGTGGAATCAGTTTGTTAACCTGCCCTGGCCCGACAGGCTCATGTTCCACATCTCCAG CTGTGTTCAAGGTAAAGATGAATATGGCCGCCTGCTGCGCCGCACCTTGGTGCGTTACGTTAATCTGACGTCGCTCCTCATCTTCCGCTCCGTCAGCACAGCCGTCTGCAAACGATTCCCAACCATGGACCACGTGGTTGAGGCCG gTTTTATGACTCCAGAGGAAAGGAAGGTGTATGAGAACATCCGTTCTCCTCACCTGAAGTACTGGATTCCTTTAGTGTGGTTCTCCAACTTGGTGGCTAAAGCTCGGCAGGAAGGACGCATCCAAGACAGCATTGACCTGCAGAGCATCCTCAAT gAAATGAATCGGTTCAGGACTTGGTGTGCAACTCTTTTTGGCTACGACTGGGTGGGCATCCCGCTGGTCTACACACAG GTTGTCACTCTTGCAGTTTACacctttttctttgcttgtctGATTGGACGTCAGTTCCTCGACCCCACTCGGGGCTACCCGGGCCACGATCTTGACCTGTACGTCCCTGTTTTCACCCTGCTGCAGTTCTTCTTCTATGCTGGCTGGCTGAAG GTGGCAGAGCAGCTGATCAATCCGTTCGGAGAGGACGATGACGACTTTGAAGCTAATTGGATCATTGACAGGAACCTTCAG GTGTCTCTGCTGGCTGTAGATGAGATGCATATGAATCTGCCTCACATGACCAAAGACATTTACTGGAACGACTGCGATGCACGTCCACCGTACACGCTGGCTGCTGCCGACTACTGCATCCCTTCATTCCTCGGCTCCACCACCGACATGGG GCTTTCTGACATTCTCCAGTTTGATGACGTCGACGTTTGCGAGAATCAGCCGCGTCAGCAGGACTCTATTTTGATTCGTCGCCAAGAATCg gTTCTCGGTCGAGTTCGCCGGCTGCTGAGTGTTCAGGAGCCTCCTGACCTCCGAACTCCTCGGCCCATTTTCAAACGACACAGCAGTGACGCAACATCAAGCTTCTTCCCAGATTTCAG GGTCAATCCAGGTCCTGACAACATACCCCCTCCTTCCTTGGACACCTTGGCCACCTTGAGGGAGGTTAACAGCAACTCTCCCTCCCCTGAGAGCTCCCCATCCACAGTATTTCCCCAACTTGTCATCAGCCCACCGTTGATTAGTGATGTCAGTTACAATGGAGATTTTTCTGACTTTGGGAAAGCTGCAAAACCTCAGAACGGGCTGGATCCTTCCCCCACAGAGGAGGCACCAGGCTTAGAAAATCCAAGGTGA
- the LOC137106719 gene encoding bestrophin-3-like isoform X1 — translation MTVTYSSKVANATFFSFHRLLLRWRGSIYKLLYREFTVFVVLYTVLSAVYRLILSEYQKRLFEKLSIYCDRYAEQIPVTFVLGFYVTLVVNRWWNQFVNLPWPDRLMFHISSCVQGKDEYGRLLRRTLVRYVNLTSLLIFRSVSTAVCKRFPTMDHVVEAGFMTPEERKVYENIRSPHLKYWIPLVWFSNLVAKARQEGRIQDSIDLQSILNEMNRFRTWCATLFGYDWVGIPLVYTQVVTLAVYTFFFACLIGRQFLDPTRGYPGHDLDLYVPVFTLLQFFFYAGWLKVAEQLINPFGEDDDDFEANWIIDRNLQVSLLAVDEMHMNLPHMTKDIYWNDCDARPPYTLAAADYCIPSFLGSTTDMGLSDILQFDDVDVCENQPRQQDSILIRRQESVLGRVRRLLSVQEPPDLRTPRPIFKRHSSDATSSFFPDFRVNPGPDNIPPPSLDTLATLREVNSNSPSPESSPSTVFPQLVISPPLISDVSYNGDFSDFGKAAKPQNGLDPSPTEEAPGLENPRTSFSVCCSPTQLGPKEFRWTTLSVQNGGPVRQRGRQFSLQFSRQTSKSSVRSLPSPKALGRRRQGLTRFQSRRSPGPTTDTLQLPDLEYDREFQGMTGTDNEEKKGMDSEESKNTNSQLPSSERNEKQ, via the exons ATGACTGTCACTTACTCCAGCAAAGTAGCCAACGCCACCTTCTTCAGTTTCCACCGGCTGCTGCTGCGCTGGAGGGGAAGCATTTACAAGCTGCTGTATCGAGAGTTCACCGTGTTCGTCGTGCTCTACACCGTCCTCAGCGCCGTATACag GCTCATCCTGTCCGAATACCAGAAGAGACTGTTCGAAAAACTTTCCATTTACTGTGATAGATACGCTGAGCAGATCCCCGTCACCTTCGTCCTGG GTTTTTATGTGACTCTGGTTGTGAATCGATGGTGGAATCAGTTTGTTAACCTGCCCTGGCCCGACAGGCTCATGTTCCACATCTCCAG CTGTGTTCAAGGTAAAGATGAATATGGCCGCCTGCTGCGCCGCACCTTGGTGCGTTACGTTAATCTGACGTCGCTCCTCATCTTCCGCTCCGTCAGCACAGCCGTCTGCAAACGATTCCCAACCATGGACCACGTGGTTGAGGCCG gTTTTATGACTCCAGAGGAAAGGAAGGTGTATGAGAACATCCGTTCTCCTCACCTGAAGTACTGGATTCCTTTAGTGTGGTTCTCCAACTTGGTGGCTAAAGCTCGGCAGGAAGGACGCATCCAAGACAGCATTGACCTGCAGAGCATCCTCAAT gAAATGAATCGGTTCAGGACTTGGTGTGCAACTCTTTTTGGCTACGACTGGGTGGGCATCCCGCTGGTCTACACACAG GTTGTCACTCTTGCAGTTTACacctttttctttgcttgtctGATTGGACGTCAGTTCCTCGACCCCACTCGGGGCTACCCGGGCCACGATCTTGACCTGTACGTCCCTGTTTTCACCCTGCTGCAGTTCTTCTTCTATGCTGGCTGGCTGAAG GTGGCAGAGCAGCTGATCAATCCGTTCGGAGAGGACGATGACGACTTTGAAGCTAATTGGATCATTGACAGGAACCTTCAG GTGTCTCTGCTGGCTGTAGATGAGATGCATATGAATCTGCCTCACATGACCAAAGACATTTACTGGAACGACTGCGATGCACGTCCACCGTACACGCTGGCTGCTGCCGACTACTGCATCCCTTCATTCCTCGGCTCCACCACCGACATGGG GCTTTCTGACATTCTCCAGTTTGATGACGTCGACGTTTGCGAGAATCAGCCGCGTCAGCAGGACTCTATTTTGATTCGTCGCCAAGAATCg gTTCTCGGTCGAGTTCGCCGGCTGCTGAGTGTTCAGGAGCCTCCTGACCTCCGAACTCCTCGGCCCATTTTCAAACGACACAGCAGTGACGCAACATCAAGCTTCTTCCCAGATTTCAG GGTCAATCCAGGTCCTGACAACATACCCCCTCCTTCCTTGGACACCTTGGCCACCTTGAGGGAGGTTAACAGCAACTCTCCCTCCCCTGAGAGCTCCCCATCCACAGTATTTCCCCAACTTGTCATCAGCCCACCGTTGATTAGTGATGTCAGTTACAATGGAGATTTTTCTGACTTTGGGAAAGCTGCAAAACCTCAGAACGGGCTGGATCCTTCCCCCACAGAGGAGGCACCAGGCTTAGAAAATCCAAG GACCAGCTTTTCAGTCTGTTGTTCCCCCACTCAACTGGGGCCCAAGGAGTTTCGTTGGACAACACTCAGTGTCCAAAACGGTGGACCGGTTCGACAACGGGGGCGCCAGTTCTCGCTCCAGTTCTCCAGGCAGACGTCCAAGTCTTCAGTCCGCAGCCTTCCAAGCCCCAAGGCCCTGGGGAGGCGGAGGCAAGGCCTGACTCGATTCCAGTCTCGACGGTCACCCGGTCCAACTACTGACACCCTGCAGCTACCGGACCTGGAATATGACCGTGAGTTCCAGGGTATGACAGGGACTGACAACGAGGAGAAGAAAGGAATGGACAGTGAAGAGAGCAAAAACACCAATTCCCAACTTCCGAGTTCAGAAAGAAACGAGAAACAGTGA
- the nots gene encoding nothepsin, with protein MWKLLLLVLLVLWTWTSSALVRVPLRQVRSIRSQLRAKGLLEQFLRDHRPDMFNRRYAQCYPPGTTSLRLRRSSEKIYNFMDAQYYGEISLGTPEQNFSVVFDTGSSDLWVPSSYCVSQACVSHRNFRAFKSTSFHHDGRMFGIHYGSGNLLGVVARDTLKVAGLMVANQEFGESVYEPGATFVMARFDGVLGMGFPALAEIPGNPVFDNMMAQKIVDDPVFSFYLSRKSSNGSVGGELLLGGTDEALYKGPINWLPVTAKSYWQIKMDSVAVQGMNMFCPHGCQAIVDTGTSLITGPANDILVLQQQIGATPTSTGEFVVDCIRLSSLPRVTFVLGGTEYSLTAEHYIRKEVFGDGQLCFSGFQIVDIVSPEGPLWILGDVFLTQYYSIFDRGQDRVGFASARHITE; from the exons ATgtggaagctgctgctgctggtgcttcTGGTGTTATGGACATGGACAAGCTCAGCCTTGGTCAG GGTTCCTCTGAGGCAGGTCCGTTCAATTCGTTCCCAGCTGCGAGCCAAAGGCCTGCTGGAGCAGTTTCTGAGGGACCACCGCCCCGACATGTTTAACCGGCGCTACGCTCAGTGCTACCCGCCTGGCACGACATCACTGAGGCTCAGACGCTCCAGCGAGAAAATATACAACTTTATGGAC GCTCAGTATTATGGGGAAATCAGTTTGGGGACTCCAGAGCAGAACTTCTCTGTGGTGTTTGACACCGGCTCGTCCGACCTCTGGGTGCCGTCGTCTTACTGCGTCAGCCAGGCCTGCG TGTCGCACAGGAATTTCCGAGCTTTCAAGTCAACCTCGTTTCATCATGATGGTCGGATGTTTGGTATTCACTACGGATCAGGAAACCTGCTGGGAGTCGTGGCCAGAGACACGCTGAAG GTTGCGGGTTTGATGGTGGCAAACCAGGAGTTCGGGGAGTCGGTCTATGAGCCTGGTGCTACATTTGTGATGGCAAGGTTCGACGGCGTTCTGGGAATGGGATTCCCAGCCCTCGCAGAAATCCCTGGGAATCCTGTTTTTGACAACATGATGGCGCAGAAGATAGTGGATGATCCCGTGTTCTCCTTCTACCTCAGCAG GAAATCCAGTAACGGCAGCGTGGGAGGCGAGCTGTTGCTGGGCGGAACAGATGAGGCTTTGTACAAAGGACCCATCAACTGGCTTCCTGTGACTGCCAAGTCATACTGGCAGATAAAGATGGACAG tgtggCCGTGCAGGGCATGAATATGTTTTGTCCTCACGGCTGCCAGGCGATTGTTGACACGGGGACGTCCCTCATCACGGGGCCAGCTAATGACATCCTCGTCCTCCAGCAGCAGATTGGAGCTACACCCACCAGCACTGGAGAG TTCGTCGTCGACTGCATCAGATTGTCCAGTTTGCCTCGTGTCACATTTGTACTGGGGGGAACCGAGTACTCACTGACTGCTGAACACTACATCAGGAAG GAGGTGTTTGGAGATGGACAGTTGTGTTTCAGCGGTTTCCAAATCGTGGATATTGTCTCCCCTGAGGGGCCTCTGTGGATTCTGGGAGATGTATTTCTGACACAGTATTACAGCATCTTTGACCGAGGACAGGACCGTGTTGGCTTTGCGTCGGCTAGACACATAACTGAATAA
- the cct2 gene encoding T-complex protein 1 subunit beta has product MASLSMAPVNIFRHGADEEKAETARLSSFIGAIAIGDLVKSTLGPKGMDKILLSGAKGSTVTVTNDGATILKAIGVDNPAAKVLVDMSKVQDDEVGDGTTSVTVLAAELLREAELLIAKKIHPQTIVSGWRKATQVAREALKEAAVDHSNDPARFQEDLLNIARTTLSSKLLTHHKDHFAQLAVNAVMRLKGSGNLEAIHIIKKLGGSLTDSYLDEGFLLDKKIGVNQPKRLENAKILIANTAMDTDKIKIFGSRVRVDSTAKVAEIEFAEKEKMKEKVDRILKHGINCFINRQLIYNYPEQLFGRAGVMAIEHADFAGVERLALVTGGEITSTFDHPELVKLGQCKLIEEVMIGEDTLIHFSGVAMGEACTIVLRGATQQILDEAERSLHDALCVLAQTVKEPRTVYGGGCSEMLMARVVTDLANRTPGKEAVAMESFAKALRMLPTIIADNAGYDSADLVAQLRAAHQENKTTFGLDMFEGTVGNMAELGITESFQVKRQVLLSASEAAEMILRVDNIIKAAPRKRVPDNHPC; this is encoded by the exons ATG GCGTCCTTATCGATGGCCCCAGTCAACATCTTCAGACATGGAGCTGATGAAGAGAAAGCAGAAACCGCACGACTG tCGTCCTTCATAGGCGCCATCGCTATTGGAGACCTGGTGAAGAGCACACTAGGACCAAAGGGAATG GATAAGATCTTGCTGAGTGGAGCGAAAGGCAGTACTGTGACAGTGACCAACGATGGAGCCACCATCCTGAAGGCCATCGGAGTCGACAACCCTGCAGCCAAAGTGCTGGTTG ATATGTCAAAGGTTCAGGACGATGAAGTTGGAGATGGGACAACCTCCGTCACTGTGCTGGCGGCTGAGCTGCTGAGG GAAGCAGAACTTCTGATTGCCAAGAAAATACACCCACAGACCATCGTTTCTGGATGGAGGAAGGCGACTCAGGTGGCCAGAGAGGCTCTGAAAGAGGCTGCTGTGGACCACAG CAATGACCCGGCTCGTTTCCAGGAGGACCTGTTGAACATCGCCCGGACCACATTGTCTTCCAAGCTGCTGACCCACCACAAAGACCACTTTGCCCAGCTGGCTGTCAATGCTGTCATGAGGCTGAAAGGCTCAGGGAACCTGGAGGCCATCCACATCATCAAGAAGCTGGGAGGAAGCCTCACAGACTCCTACTTGGATGAAG GCTTCCTGTTAGACAAGAAGATTGGAGTGAACCAACCGAAAAGGCTGGAGAACGCCAAGATCCTGATCGCCAACACCGCCATGGACACAGACAAGATCAAG ATCTTTGGCTCCAGAGTTCGCGTCGACTCGACAGCGAAGGTCGCAGAGATTGAATTcgcagagaaggagaagatgaaGGAGAAAGTCGATCGGATCCTGAAGCATGGGATCAACTGCTTCATCAACCg ACAGTTGATCTATAATTATCCAGAGCAGCTGTTTGGTCGGGCCGGGGTCATGGCCATCGAACACGCTGACTTTGCTGGTGTCGAGCGCCTCGCCCTGGTCACTG gaggAGAGATTACCTCCACCTTCGACCACCCGGAGCTGGTGAAGCTTGGTCAGTGCAAACTGATTGAGGAGGTGATGATTGGAGAAGACACGCTGATCCACTTCTCAGGAGTGGCCATGG GTGAGGCGTGCACCATCGTGCTCAGAGGAGCGACTCAGCAGATTCTGGACGAGGCTGAACGCTCGCTGCATGACGCTCTGTGCGTGTTGGCTCAGACGGTGAAGGAGCCACGCACGGTCTATGGAGGag GCTGTTCTGAGATGCTGATGGCCAGAGTGGTGACTGATCTGGCCAACAGGACGCCAGGAAAGGAAGCGGTTGCTATGGAGTCTTTCGCCAAGGCCCTGAGGATG CTGCCGACCATCATCGCTGACAACGCCGGTTATGACAGCGCCGACCTGGTGGCTCAACTGAGAGCTGCACACCAGGAGAACAAGACCACGTTTGGCCTGG ACATGTTTGAAGGCACGGTGGGCAACATGGCAGAGCTGGGAATCACAGAGTCCTTCCAGGTGAAGCGTCAGGTGTTGCTCAGTGCATCCGAGGCTGCAGAGATGATCCTGAGAGTCGACAACATCATCAAAGCTGCTCCCAG GAAGAGAGTTCCAGACAATCACCCCTGCTag